CTTCGGCGCGCAGCTCGGCCTCGAGCGTATGGCACGCGCGCTGGCCGCGTTGGGCGATCCCCAGCGCAGCCTGCGCTGCGTCCACGTCGCGGGGACCAACGGCAAGGGCTCGACCGCGGCGATGCTGGCGTGGGCGCTGCAGCTCGCCGGCCACCGCGTCGGGCTCTATACCTCGCCGCACCTCTCTCGCTTCAGCGAGCGCATGCGCATCGATGGCGTCGAGATCGCGGCGCCGCAGCTCTTGCGCCTGCTCGATCGGGTCCAGGGCTGCGGTCTCGAGCTGACCTTCTTCGAGACGCTGACGGCGATCGCCTTGCTCTGGTTCGCCGAGCAGCGCGTCGCTGTAGCGGTGGTCGAGGCTGGCCTCGGCGGGCGCCTCGACGCGACCAACGTCGTGCAGCCCGAGGTCAGCGTGATCACCTCGATCGCGCTCGACCACGCCGAGGTGCTCGGCGCGACGCTGGCGCAGATCGCCGGCGAGAAGGCCGGGATCATCAAGGCGGGGGTTCCGGCCGTGGTCGCGGCCGGGGCGGAGGTCGAGGCCGTCTTCGCCGCGCGTTGCGCCGCGCTCGGCGCGCCGCATTGGCGCGAGGGGCGAGACTTCGCCTGCGCCGCGGACGAGGCTGGCGAGCTCGCCTATCACGGCCTCGACGGCAGCACGCTGCAGGCGCTGCGCCTGGCCTTGGCGGGCTCGCACCAGCGGAGCAACGCGGCGCTGGCCTTGGCGACCCTCGAGCTCTTGGGTGAGCGCGGGCTCGCGGTCAGCGCCGACGCTCGGCGCGCCGCGCTGGCCACGGTGCGCTGGCCCGGACGGATGGAGTGGATCGGCTCGCAGCACCTGCTCGATTGCGCGCACAACCCGGCTGGAGCGCGCGCGTTAGCCGCGGCGCTGGCCCCGCGCCGCGACTTCGTCGTCGTCTTCTCGGCGCTGCGGGAGAAGGCGGCGGCGGCGATGCTGGAGGCGCTGCGCCCCTGCACCGCGCGGCTCGTGCTGACGCGCGCCGCTGTCGATCGAGCCGCTCTGCCCGCGGCGCTACGCGACCTGGTCGGCGCTGGCGAGGTCGCGGCGAACCTTGGGGCCGCGCTGGCGAGCCTGGCCGATGACCCGCGGCCGCGACTCGTGACGGGCTCGAGTTATCTGGTGGGTGAGGCCCGGGTTCTGCTGCTCGGCGAGGCTGCTGACGCGGTGGCGCTGGCGGATCCCGCGCAAGCCGAGCCAGCACCGCAAGCGCGCGGCGCAAGCGGCGAGCCTCGCCCGCTGCGCGCGTCCCGGACTTAGCGCGCGTCGCGCCGCGATCCACCCGCCTTGGTCTCGTGGGTCTCGCGCAGGGCGAAGGCGAGGTGCGGCTGGAAGAGCTCGGGCTCGAGGAGGAAGGCGTCGTGGCCCTTGTCACTATGCACGGTGACGTACTGTAACGAGATCCCGAGCTCGCGCAGGGCCTCGGCGATCTCGGCCTGCTCCGTTGGATAAAAGCAGGCATCCGAGTCGATCGAGAAGAGCAACCAGCGCTGCGCTTGGCAGGGCGCCAGCGCCTGGCGCGGGTCGCCGGCGCCTCGATCGCGCGCGAGGTCGAAGGCCTGCCAGGCGTTGCTGATCCGCAGGTAGCTGTTGGCGTCGAAGCGGCGCACGAACTTTCGACCCTGATGCAGCATGTAGGACTCGATAGGATCCTGCAGGCGATAGGTCGGCAGGTAGTCATCGGGCTGGACGATCTCGGCGCGCGCGCGGGCGCGGAGCACCTCGAGCGAGACGAAGGTCTTGTGGCTGATCATCCGCGCCAGCGCCAGGCCGCGCTGGGGCGCTGGTCCGTCGTAGTAGTCGCCGCCGCGAAACTCGGGATCCTCCTGGATCGCGAAGATCTGCTCGAAGTTGAGCGCCTTGCTCAGCACCGTCGCGCGCAGCCCGCTGGCGATCGGGATCACGCAGCGCACGCGCTCTGGATAGCGACAGGCGAGATCCATCGCGCACATGCCGCCGAGCGAGCCGCCGGTCGTCGCCAAGAGCCGCTCGATGCCCAGCCGGTCGAGCAGCCGGATCTGGCTATCGACGATGTCGGCCAGCGACGGCCAGGGGAAGCGGCTGCCCCACGGCTGGCCGGTCAGCGGGTCGATGGTGCTCGGCCCGGTCGAGCCGTAACAACCCCCGAGGTAGTTGGCGCAGACGACGAAATAGCGGCTGGTGTCGAGCGCGCAGCCCTCGCCGATGAAGGGATCCCACCAGCCGCGGTGGCATTCCTCGCTCCAGAAGCGGTTGCCTGGGCCGACCGGATCGTAGCCGGCGGCGTGCTGGTGGCCGGTCAGCGCGTGGAACACCAGGATGGCGTTGTCGCGCGCCGCGTTCAACTCGCCGTAGGTCTCGTAGGCCAGCGTGCAGGGGCCGAGCGTCTGTCCGTGCTGCAGCCGCAGCGGAGCGTCCGCCGTGGCGATCTCGCAATAGCGCGTCCGCGACGCATGACGCGTCCCGGCGGTCAGGCGAGGGTCGGCGCGAGCGCTCATTTTCCCGCATGCTCCGTCGGCGACCTGGGGGCGCGCGCGAATCTTCAGCGCACCTGGACCTGCGCGCCGCCGCTGGCCGCCGCGAGCGCCTGGTCGAGGTCCGCGATGATGTCGTCGATGTGCTCGAGGCCAACCGATAGCCGCAGCAGCTCGGGCGTGATGCCACCCGCGCGCTGCTGTTCGGCGTTGAGCTGGCTATGCGTCGTCGTCGCCGGGTGAATCGCCAGGCTCTTGGCGTCACCGACGTTGGCCAGGTGACTGAAGAGCCGCAGGCTCTCGATGAAGCGCTGACCGCCGGCCGCGCCGCCGTGGATGCCGAAGACGACCATGCCGCCGAAGCCGCCCTGCAGGTAGCGCTGGGCGTTGGCGTGGGTCGGGTGATCGGGCAGCCCGGGGTAGCGCACCCACTCGACCGACGGCTGCTCACGCAGCCAGCGCGCGACGGCGAGCGCGTTCTCGCAGTGGCGCTGCATCCGCAGCGGCAGCGTCTCGATCCCCTGCAGAAACATCCAGGCATTATCCGGCGCGAGGCAGGCGCCGAGGTTGCGCAGGGGCACCAGTCGCATGCGCAGAATGAACGCCAGCGCGCTCAGCTCGCCGAGGTCGTGCGCGTAGCGCAGGCCGTGATAGCCGGGATCCGGCTCGTTGAAGAGGGCGAACTTCGGATCCTTCCAGTCGAAGCGCCCGCCGTCGACGCAGATTCCGCCGATGCCGGCGCCGTGGCCGCCGAGCCACTTGGTCAACGAGCTGCAAACGAGATCGGCGCCGTGCTCGAGCGGTCGCAGCAGCGCCGGCGTGGTGAAGGTGTTGTCGACCACGAGCGGCAGGTGATGCGCCTGCGCGATCGCGGCGATGGCGGCGAAGTCGGGGACGTTCAGCGCTGGGTTGCCGCAGGACTCGACGAAGAGCAGCCGCGTCTTGGGGGTGATCGCGCGCGCGAACTGCTCCGGATCGGTCGGATCGACGAAGCGCGTGGTGATCCCGAGCTGGGGGTGGATCGTGTCGAACATCGTATAGGTGCCGCCGTAGAGGTCGTTCGCGGCGACCACCTCGTCGCCCGCTCTACAGGTGTTGATCACGGCATAGTGGATGGCGCTGGTTCCCGACGCGAGCGCCAGCGCCGCCGCGCCGCCCTCGAGCGCGGCTACCCGCTCCTCCAGTACGGCGGTGGTGGGGTTCATCAGCCGGGTGTAGATGTTGCCGAGCTCTTTGAGCGCGAAGAGGTTGGCGGCGTGCTCTGTATCGCGGAACGTGTAGGAGGCGGTGCGGTAGATCGGCACGGCGCGCGCGCGCGTCGTCGGGTCGGGCTCGTGACCCGCATGCAGGCAGAGGGTCTCGAGATGATAGCGGCGTGGGTCCATGGTGCGCTCAGCCAGCCTTTCTGTGTCGAGTCCGTCCAGGCTCGGCCGCGAAACGTAGACCGTTCGCGTGCGCCCGGCAAGGCCGCGGCGTGGCGATGAGGGAGCGCGCGCGGGGCCCGACGCGAGGCGCTCGCGCCGCGCTGACGCGGGCGCTGGTGCTGGCGCTGGCGCTGACTGGCAGCGCTGGCGGCCGGGTGTGCAGCGCCGCTGCTGCGGGCCGCGCCCTGCGCTTGCGAGCCGAGCGCGTCCGCCTCGCGGGCGAGGGCTGGGAGGCCGAGGGGCGCGTCGAGGCGCAGCTTGGCCCTTGCCGCTGGGAGGCGGATGCCCTGCGCCGTGAGGCCGGTGGCGCGGTCGGTGCCGAGCAGCTGCGGGTCACGCTCTGCGCTGAGCCCTCGAGCTGTCGCGGCCCCTGGGTCGAGGCGCGGCGCGTGACGCTCGACGGCTTCGGCGGGTGGCGCGCGCAGGGGCTCCGGACGGCCCTCTGTGGCTGCTGGCCGGCGCTGCGGCTGGAGGCCGCGCGAGCCGCGCTCTCCGCCACCGACGGGCGGCTCTATCTGGTCGCGCCGCGCTTGCGCTGGGGGCGCCTGCCGCTCGCCTGGGCGCCCTTTTGGGCGCTGCCGACGCGGGCGGGCACCAGCGGCCTGCTCTGGCCCGTGATCGGCTACAGCGGTCGCGACGGGTTGCGCGTCGAGCAGGGGGGCGAGGTCTTCCTCGGGCGGCAGGTGGATGCGCGACTCTCCCTCGGCTGGATCGCCACGCGCGGCCTCGGCGCACGCGCCCGTTTGCGCTATTTCACCGCGGCGCAGGGCGACGGGGCGCTTCACCTCCAGCTCCAGCAGGACGCGAGCTCGCTCCAGCGCTGGCGCGGTCGGCTGGCCGGTCGCCTGCTCTGGCAGGGGTCGCCGGGGGCCCTTGGCCTGGTGCCCGCGCTGGTCAGCGATCGCCAGGTCCTCGCCGATCTGGCGCGCTCGCCGCGCCTCGTCTTTGCCCCCTATGCGCGCAGCCGCGCCTGGGCCAGCACGGCGCGGGGGCCGGTCGTGGCGACGGTGGTCGCCGATCGTCTCCAGGGCCTGCGCGGGCTCCCGGTTGCGGGCGCGGCCGCGGGCGCGGAAGAGGGCGCTCGTCTCGCCCTGCGGACCGACCTCTTGCCACTGCGGGTGCTCGGGCCGCTGCACCTGCTCGGCGCGGTCGAACTCTCGCGCAGCTTCGGGCTGGGGGCCAGCATTGTCGAGCGCGGGCCATCGCGCAGCGCCGAGCAGGCGCCGAGCGCGGCGCTGGCGCCAAGCGCAGCCGACCTGACGGTCTGGCGCCTGGCGCCGAGCCTGGCGGCCGCCGGGTTGTGGGGGCCCTGGGTCTGGTCGGGGCTGGCCGGCTATCGCCTACAGGCCTTGCTGCGCGAGAGCGCCGACGCTGAGGGGCGCCTGGTGGCGCGGCAGGGCGCGGTGGCGTCGTGGGCGTTGGCGCTGCCCCTGCGTCGCACCTTCCGCCGCGGCAGCAGCCGTTGGCTGCATGGCGTCGAGCCCTTCGTCGGTGGCCGGTGGCGTCGCGGGACGCGCGCGGTCGATCCCGCCCTGGTCGGGTTGGAGCCCTGGGCCTGGGCCGGCGGGGCGCTGCTCGAGCTCGGTGCCCGCAGCTCACTGCTGCGCGTCGACCAGCGGAGGGGGATCGCGCGGCTGCTGCATGCCGAGGCGGCGCTGCAGCTCACCACCGGTGGCGTCGATCGGCGCACGCGGGCGCTGGCGACGCAGCTCACGATCGGGGCGCTCAAGGGGCTGCGCGGTTCGGCCCAGGGCTGGGTCGACTGGCAACGCCGCCGCTGGGTGCTCGACGCAGAGCTCTGTCGTGAGCATGCCCTGGGCGAGGTCTGCGCCGGGTACTGGCGGCTGCGCGGCGCGCGGGCCGACGCGCTGCGTCTCTGGGATGACGCGGCATGGCCCACCCTGGGGACGCGCGCGACCGCCCTGCTCGGTGCCTCCGCCGATCAGCTCGGCGCGAGCGCGCTGCTGCGTCTCGGCCTCTGGCGCGCTGAGGTCCTGGCGCGGCTCGACCCGCTGGCGTGGACCCTGACGCAGGGCCAGGCTCGTCTGGCTAGCGCGCCGATCTACGGCTGTCTCGACCTGGCGCTCGCCGCGCAGCTCCGGGCCGGACAGCGTCGCCCCGATATCCTGGCCCAGCTCAGCTGGCGCGGTGCAGCTTTGGCGCGCTGTGGGCGCTGGTAACGCGCGTTCGCTCTGCTTTTGCCACCCGAACACGAAACTCGTCGCGCTCCCGTTCGCCGTGCCATACTGCCCGCGACCGATTTCAGCTCGTCATCGCTCGATGGAGGCCCGCATGCGAAGCTCGGCTCGGCTGCGCCGCTTACTGCCAGTGCTTGGATCGATGCTCCTCACCATCGCCTGCGGCGACGGCAAGAAGCCCTTCAAGCCCGTCGTGCTGCCGGATGGCTTCGGCTTGCGCGACGCCTCGATCTACCTCGACGGTCGCACCTCCGACCTCGGCGCCAATCCGGACCTGCGCGTCAGCCTGGAGGGGCCCGAGATCACGATCCAGACCCCGGAGGAGGCGCAGATCATCGTTGGCGACCTGCTCAAGGTGCTGGTCAAGGTCACGGACCCCGACGGTGTCGAGGCGCAATCGCTGCGGCTGACGCTGCAAGGCTCCCAGCCCGTCGCGCTCGGCCTGACGACGACGCCCGACGTCTACGAGGCCCTCCTCGACATGCGCAAGATCGTCGGCAAGGGTCGGCTCTGGGTCGAGGCCACGGACCTCTTGGGCAACGCCAATAGCCAGGTGCGGCTCTTCGAGCGCGACCCGGGCCCCATCGTGCTCTTCTTGGCGCCGAGCGAGGGCGCGCGCTTTCCCCGCAGCGTCTCGGTGCAGCTGGTGGTGGCCGACCGCGTCGAGGTCACGGCCTTCGAGACGCGCATCGGCACGCAGCCCTTGACGCTGGCGACGACGGCCTCGACGGCCGACCGCACCGTTTACGTCGGTCAGGTGCAGTTCGACGATCCGATGTTCCCCGTGCCGCTCTCCGGCCAGCAGGTGCTGACGGCCTCGGCGACCAACGCCAACGGCGCGCGGACGATCGTCAAGCGCACCTTCTTCGTCGACGATGAGGGGCCGAGCATCAGCATTCGCAGCCAGCAGGCCGGCCAGCTGATCGGGCGGGTGATCGACCTCGCCGCCGAGGTCAGCGATCCGGCGGGTGTGCAGGCGGCCTCGGTGCGCTGTGTGATCGGCAACGAGCTGCAGAAGCGCGAGGTCACGCTCGAGCCCGATCCGACCAACCCCGCCATCTATCGCGGCCAGTTCGATACGCGCAATTTGACGCTGCAGATGCTCTGGCCCGTGCTCTCGTTCCGCGCCGTCGACCGCCTCGGCAACGAGAGTCACCGCGAAATCGAGGTCGCGCTCGATGACCGCCAGCCGATCCTCTCGCTCGATCCGGCCGAGGACTTCCGCGCGCTGCGCGAGAAGGACGACACGATTCAGTGCTCGCTGCCCTTCGATCCTGTCGGCCGCGACGCCGCCGATGACCTCGACGCCGTGCCGCAGGTCACCGAGCTCCGCGCGCGAATCGAGGACCGCGGCAACGGGGTGCCCGGGGCGCAGATCGTGCCGATCGGCACGGTCGACCCCGCGACCGTTCGGCTCTTCGTGCTGCCGGGCGCGGTCGGCAAGCCGATCGTCGTCGATACGGATGGCGATGGCTTCTGCGACGCGATCAACCCCGCGGTGGTGCCGCTGGGGAGCCGACCGGATCCGGGTCAGGCCGTGGCCGTCGACCTGGCGCCGATCCCCGGATCGGGGATAGCCGACTTCACGCCGCACCTCAACCCGCCGCTGCCCACCGGTCTGGGCTGCGTCAACGGCGACGAGGCGAAGTCGCCGCGATCGCTCTGCGACACGACCCCGGCGAGTATGTCCTCGATCATCACTTATTCGACGAAGCTGCCCGCGATCTGGACGATTCCCCCTGTGCGCCCTTCCGACGACGACTACTGCGTCGGCATCGGCTTCGACTTCCGAGCCAACGAAATACCCGCAGGCTGGGCCTGCATCGCCGCGGAGGCCCGCGACGAGCTGGGAAATCTCGGGGTCTCGCGCCCGATCCGCGTCGCCGTCGAATACGGCACGAGTCGCTTTCTCCCGGGGCCAGCGCCGGCGACGGCCGGAGCGGCGCCCAACTGCACCGGCACCCTCGATGCCGCCACTGGCAAGGTGACGGCCCAGCCCTGCGCCTTCCGCGAGTGGGACCTCGACTTCGCGCAGGAGTTCCAGCCCGCGCTGGAAACGCGCTTCTTCCGC
The Pseudomonadota bacterium DNA segment above includes these coding regions:
- a CDS encoding bifunctional folylpolyglutamate synthase/dihydrofolate synthase produces the protein MARALAALGDPQRSLRCVHVAGTNGKGSTAAMLAWALQLAGHRVGLYTSPHLSRFSERMRIDGVEIAAPQLLRLLDRVQGCGLELTFFETLTAIALLWFAEQRVAVAVVEAGLGGRLDATNVVQPEVSVITSIALDHAEVLGATLAQIAGEKAGIIKAGVPAVVAAGAEVEAVFAARCAALGAPHWREGRDFACAADEAGELAYHGLDGSTLQALRLALAGSHQRSNAALALATLELLGERGLAVSADARRAALATVRWPGRMEWIGSQHLLDCAHNPAGARALAAALAPRRDFVVVFSALREKAAAAMLEALRPCTARLVLTRAAVDRAALPAALRDLVGAGEVAANLGAALASLADDPRPRLVTGSSYLVGEARVLLLGEAADAVALADPAQAEPAPQARGASGEPRPLRASRT
- a CDS encoding homoserine O-acetyltransferase; the encoded protein is MSARADPRLTAGTRHASRTRYCEIATADAPLRLQHGQTLGPCTLAYETYGELNAARDNAILVFHALTGHQHAAGYDPVGPGNRFWSEECHRGWWDPFIGEGCALDTSRYFVVCANYLGGCYGSTGPSTIDPLTGQPWGSRFPWPSLADIVDSQIRLLDRLGIERLLATTGGSLGGMCAMDLACRYPERVRCVIPIASGLRATVLSKALNFEQIFAIQEDPEFRGGDYYDGPAPQRGLALARMISHKTFVSLEVLRARARAEIVQPDDYLPTYRLQDPIESYMLHQGRKFVRRFDANSYLRISNAWQAFDLARDRGAGDPRQALAPCQAQRWLLFSIDSDACFYPTEQAEIAEALRELGISLQYVTVHSDKGHDAFLLEPELFQPHLAFALRETHETKAGGSRRDAR
- a CDS encoding O-acetylhomoserine aminocarboxypropyltransferase/cysteine synthase, with translation MDPRRYHLETLCLHAGHEPDPTTRARAVPIYRTASYTFRDTEHAANLFALKELGNIYTRLMNPTTAVLEERVAALEGGAAALALASGTSAIHYAVINTCRAGDEVVAANDLYGGTYTMFDTIHPQLGITTRFVDPTDPEQFARAITPKTRLLFVESCGNPALNVPDFAAIAAIAQAHHLPLVVDNTFTTPALLRPLEHGADLVCSSLTKWLGGHGAGIGGICVDGGRFDWKDPKFALFNEPDPGYHGLRYAHDLGELSALAFILRMRLVPLRNLGACLAPDNAWMFLQGIETLPLRMQRHCENALAVARWLREQPSVEWVRYPGLPDHPTHANAQRYLQGGFGGMVVFGIHGGAAGGQRFIESLRLFSHLANVGDAKSLAIHPATTTHSQLNAEQQRAGGITPELLRLSVGLEHIDDIIADLDQALAAASGGAQVQVR